In one Nicotiana tomentosiformis chromosome 6, ASM39032v3, whole genome shotgun sequence genomic region, the following are encoded:
- the LOC104119258 gene encoding uncharacterized protein, which yields MSYLNPSTGSGSRTSRMTFEFGRTYVVRPKGKHQATIVWLHGLGDNGSSWSQLLESLPLPNIKWICPTAPTRPVAILGGFPCTAWFDVGELSDDGPDDLEGLDASVAHIANLLSTEPADVKLGIGGFSMGAATALYSATCFAQGKYGNGNPYPVILKAIIGLSGWLPGSRNVRNKIEGSLEAARRAASLPILLCHGMCDEVVPYVYGERSTHVLSSAGYRNLAFKKYDGLGHYTVPKEMDEVCNWLSARLGLEGCR from the exons ATGAGTTATTTAAACCCTTCAACTGGCTCTG GAAGTAGAACTTCTAGAATGACATTTGAATTTGGGAGGACATATGTAGTGAGGCCCAAGGGAAAACACCAGGCTACAATAGTCTGGCTGCATGGCCTTGGTGATAATGGCTCCAG TTGGTCCCAACTTTTGGAAAGCCTACCCCTTCCCAAT ATCAAATGGATATGTCCAACAGCGCCAACTCGTCCTGTAGCTATACTTGGTGGATTTCCTTGCACTGCAT GGTTTGATGTGGGAGAACTTTCTGATGACGGTCCTGATGATCTTGAAGGCTTAGATGCTTCAGTTGCACATATTGCGAACCTATTGTCAACTGAACCCGCTGATG TTAAACTTGGAATTGGAGGCTTCAGCATGGGTGCAGCCACTGCACTCTACTCGGCAACTTGCTTTGCACAAGGAAAGTATGGAAATGGAAACCCTTACCCGGTCATCTTAAAGGCTATCATAGGTCTAAGCGGGTGGCTTCCAGGTTCAAG GAATGTGAGGAACAAGATTGAAGGATCACTTGAGGCTGCAAGACGTGCTGCATCTTTGCCCATTCTACTCTGTCATGGAATGT GCGATGAAGTAGTTCCTTACGTATATGGAGAGAGGTCTACTCATGTCTTGAGCTCAGCTGGATACAGGAATCTTGCATTCAAAAAATATGATGG GCTTGGTCATTACACAGTGCCAAAGGAAATGGATGAAGTCTGTAATTGGTTGAGTGCAAGGCTCGGGCTTGAGGGTTGCCGATGA
- the LOC104119257 gene encoding monothiol glutaredoxin-S15, mitochondrial, giving the protein MARSLSQMLLKRFAANPLARSSAITSRSINQGEVWFSTTVPSDPDTHEDFRPTSKVESSGLSLENIVEQDVKENPVMIYMKGVPELPRCGFSSLAVRVLKEYSVPISARNILEDPELKNAVKAFSHWPTFPQIFINGEFIGGSDIILNMHQSGELKEKLKTIAANQGKAE; this is encoded by the exons ATGGCGAGATCATTATCTCAAATGCTGTTGAAGCGTTTTGCAGCCAATCCACTTGCTCGTTCGTCTGCTATT ACATCCAGATCTATCAATCAGGGTGAAGTGTGGTTTTCAACTACTGTGCCTAGTGATCCTGACACTCACGAAGATTTTAGACCCACTAGTAAGGTTGAGAGTTCAGGTCTTTCCCTAGAGAACATTGTTGAGCAG GATGTCAAGGAAAATCCTGTGATGATATACATGAAAGGTGTGCCAGAGCTTCCTCGATGTGGATTCAGCTCATTGGCTGTCAGAGTGCTGAAAGAATATA GCGTTCCTATAAGTGCTAGAAATATCTTAGAAGATCCTGAGCTTAAGAATGCTGTAAAAGCCTTCAG CCACTGGCCCACATTTCCACAAATATTCATCAACGGGGAGTTTATTGGTGGATCGGATATCATCCTGAATATGCACCAG AGTGGTGAACTCAAGGAAAAGCTAAAAACTATCGCAGCCAACCAGGGGAAAGCAGAATGA